A window of the Zeugodacus cucurbitae isolate PBARC_wt_2022May chromosome 2, idZeuCucr1.2, whole genome shotgun sequence genome harbors these coding sequences:
- the LOC105217972 gene encoding general odorant-binding protein 99a isoform X1: MKTQLILLLACVALVAGKFQIRTAQDALAAHEACHDEFRIPEDIYEKYLNYEFPPHKRTNCYVKCFVERMGLFTEEKGFDEKAIIAQFTAKSSKNLAKVSHGLEKCIDHNEHDSDTCTWANRVFSCWISVNRPIVRRTYIEN; the protein is encoded by the exons ATGAAGACCCAGCTGATCTTGTTGCTGGCCTGTGTGGCTTTG GTTGCGGGTAAATTCCAGATACGTACAGCTCAGGATGCACTCGCCGCACACGAAGCGTGCCATGATGAGTTTCGCATTCCGGAAGATATTTACGAGAAGTATTTGAACTACGAGTTTCCACCACACAAACGCACCAATTGCTATGTGAAGTGTTTCGTCGAGCGGATGGGTCTCTTCACCGAGGAGAAGGGTTTCGACGAGAAAGCCATTATTGCGCAATTCACAGCGAAGAGTTCAAAGAATTTGGCTAAAGTATCCCATGGCCTGGAGAAGTGCATCGATCACAATGAGCACGATTCGGACACCTGCACCTGGGCTAATCGCGTGTTCTCCTGCTGGATATCCGTGAACCGACCGATTGTGCGCAGAACTTATATTGAGAACTAA
- the LOC105217972 gene encoding general odorant-binding protein 99a isoform X2 translates to MVAGKFQIRTAQDALAAHEACHDEFRIPEDIYEKYLNYEFPPHKRTNCYVKCFVERMGLFTEEKGFDEKAIIAQFTAKSSKNLAKVSHGLEKCIDHNEHDSDTCTWANRVFSCWISVNRPIVRRTYIEN, encoded by the exons ATG GTTGCGGGTAAATTCCAGATACGTACAGCTCAGGATGCACTCGCCGCACACGAAGCGTGCCATGATGAGTTTCGCATTCCGGAAGATATTTACGAGAAGTATTTGAACTACGAGTTTCCACCACACAAACGCACCAATTGCTATGTGAAGTGTTTCGTCGAGCGGATGGGTCTCTTCACCGAGGAGAAGGGTTTCGACGAGAAAGCCATTATTGCGCAATTCACAGCGAAGAGTTCAAAGAATTTGGCTAAAGTATCCCATGGCCTGGAGAAGTGCATCGATCACAATGAGCACGATTCGGACACCTGCACCTGGGCTAATCGCGTGTTCTCCTGCTGGATATCCGTGAACCGACCGATTGTGCGCAGAACTTATATTGAGAACTAA
- the LOC105220718 gene encoding uncharacterized protein LOC105220718, translating into MKFISIFLFAAAIISPSAAVVQPDVEEARIISNCLQRYGGLTEGNARRLTRFKDWSERYEEIPCFSKCYIKNMFDVFDESVGFKDEQVIKQFGQPLHKACKHRMEPVSDSCQHAYNGFHCLVNLENDPFVLIESMKNVSLEAKKAMKDCLHRSDQYEWERVKDYAKNPVREPIPCFTKCIIDRLELYSQQTRQWNIPALTSQLDVPAAGADVQHCLRQRRNRNACVSSAATTKVEERDVESDAEILRKCLHEVGSKDVVGELQKVARYSKWTSEEIPCFTRCLASMKRWFDADESKWNKQQIADDLGADMFNYCRYELDRYNEDSCEFAYTGLRCLKQAELYTLETYKNILSCATELNVTMKELQKYAAFPTKEVVPCLFQCLAEKMDFYTPTYEWNFDKWVKAFGPTRQNPTASNVCKVSSEQINKRDKCEWMYEEYNCLERLNYNTDGSYPMETTTLSAVITSKKPDAVEAAVKEAS; encoded by the exons atgaaatttatttcaattttcctaTTCGCAGCGGCAATCATA TCTCCTTCGGCGGCAGTTGTCCAACCCGATGTCGAGGAAGCTCGTATAATTTCCAATTGTCTGCAAAGATATGGCGGTTTAACGGAGGGAAACGCACGGCGCTTGACACGCTTCAAGGACTGGTCGGAGCGGTATGAGGAGATACCGTGCTTCAGCAAGTGCTACATCAAGAATATGTTTGACGTATTCGACGAGTCGGTGGGCTTCAAAGACGAGCAGGTGATCAAGCAGTTCGGCCAACCGCTGCACAAGGCATGCAAGCACCGCATGGAACCCGTGAGTGATAGTTGCCAACATGCCTATAATGGATTTCACTGCCTTGTCAAT TTGGAGAATGATCCTTTCGTGCTAATCGAGAGCATGAAGAATGTCAGCTTGGAGGCGAAAAAGGCCATGAAAGACTGTCTGCATCGCTCAGATCAGTACGAATGGGAGCGCGTCAAAGACTACGCTAAAAACCCGGTGCGCGAGCCCATACCGTGCTTCACCAAATGCATCATCGACCGCTTGGAACTGTACAGCCAGCAAACGCGCCAGTGGAACATACCGGCGCTGACGTCCCAATTGGACGTACCCGCCGCTGGAGCAGACGTACAGCACTGCCTGAGGCAGCGACGCAACCGCAACGCCTGT GTTAGCAGCGCTGCTACAACAAAGGTGGAGGAGCGTGACGTCGAATCCGATGCAGAGATTTTACGGAAATGTTTGCATGAAGTCGGCAGCAAAGATGTGGTTGGGGAGCTGCAAAAGGTTGCACGCTACTCAAAATGGACGTCGGAGGAGATACCCTGCTTTACACGTTGCCTCGCGTCCATGAAGCGCTGGTTCGATGCGGACGAAAGTAAGTGGAATAAGCAGCAGATCGCCGATGATTTGGGTGCGGATATGTTCAACTACTGCCGCTATGAGCTCGATCGCTACAATGAGGACAGTTGCGAGTTCGCCTATACGGGGTTGCGCTGCTTGAAACAG GCCGAGCTCTACACACTGGAAACGTACAAGAACATTCTGAGCTGTGCTACCGAGCTGAATGTCACTATGAAGGAACTACAAAAGTACGCCGCCTTCCCTACCAAAGAAGTTGTGCCCTGTCTCTTTCAATGCTTGGCAGAGAAAATGGATTTCTATACGCCCACCTATGAGTGGAATTTCGACAAGTGGGTCAAAGCGTTTGGCCCAACGCGCCAAAATCCCACTGCTTCCAATGTTTGCAAAGTGAGCTCggagcaaataaataaacgcGACAAATGCGAATGGATGTACGAGGAGTACAACTGTTTGGAGCGTTTGAACTACAACACAGACGGCTCTTATCCAATGGAGACTACGACGCTGAGTGCAGTGATTACAAGTAAAAAGCCAGATGCAGTTGAAGCGGCAGTAAAAGAAGCCTCCTAA